CGCGCTGCTCGTGCGGCCCGGGACCAAGCTGTCGGACGTCAAGACCGTCACCGGGCACCCGGTGGCGCAGCCGCAGGTCCGCAACTGGCTGCGTGCGCACCTGCCCGACGCGGTGTGGGAGTCGGCCGCCTCGAACGCCGACGGTGCCCGGCTGGTACAGGAGGGCCGCTTCGACGCTGCCTTCGCCGGAGAGTTCGCCGCCGCCACGTACGGGCTGGAGCCGCTGGTCACCGAGATCCACGACGCGGAGAACGCCGAGACCCGCTTCGTGCTCGTCGGCCGCCCCGCGCGGCCGGCCGCTCCCACCGGTGCCGACAAGACCTCGGTCGTACTGTGGCTCGGGGACGACCACCCGGGCGCGCTGCTGGAGCTCCTGCAGGAGTTCGCCGTCCGAGGGGTCAACTTGATGCTGATCCAGTCCCGGCCGACAGGTGCGGGCATCGGCAACTACTGCTTCGCGGTCGACGCCGAGGGCCACATCTCCGACCGTCGGGTCAGTGAGGCGCTGATGGGTCTCAAGCGCACCTGCCCCCAGGTCCGCTTCCTGGGCTCCTACCCCCGCGCCGGGGTTGCTGTGAGTGACGTACGCGCCGCGCGGCCGGGCACCTCGGACAGCGACTTCACCGATGCCTCCGACTGGCTGGGGCGCTGTCTGGACGGGCGGCCG
This Streptomyces sp. NBC_00539 DNA region includes the following protein-coding sequences:
- the pheA gene encoding prephenate dehydratase, which encodes MSATRFTYLGPEGTFTEAALRTLPEAATRELVPMVSVPAALDAVRNGEAAAALVPIENSVEGGVTSTLDELASGEPLMIYREVLLPIAFALLVRPGTKLSDVKTVTGHPVAQPQVRNWLRAHLPDAVWESAASNADGARLVQEGRFDAAFAGEFAAATYGLEPLVTEIHDAENAETRFVLVGRPARPAAPTGADKTSVVLWLGDDHPGALLELLQEFAVRGVNLMLIQSRPTGAGIGNYCFAVDAEGHISDRRVSEALMGLKRTCPQVRFLGSYPRAGVAVSDVRAARPGTSDSDFTDASDWLGRCLDGRP